TTACTGTTGCACATGAAGGTACGTAATGATACAAGATTAGCAACAGTAACTATGGAAGCAACATTGACAGGGAAAGAGATTGAACCTACACATGATGGTACATGAGCAATCACAGTTGCTTCTCTACACTACAACTTCTTTAGTCAGTGTGTCATCAGAAAATCATGCATATTCGAAAGAAGAGAATATATATTGAAACTAGAAAATCTGATCTCCTGTATAGCACTTACATAAGACTTCATGCGCAGTTAATCTTTTCTTTGGGTCTCTAACAAGCATTCTACGGACCAAGTCTTTTGCACCATCCGAGATGTTAGGCCATGGATCAGAAACAAAATCAAGATCACCATGCAGGACTTCTTCAAATATTTCTTCCTCAGTTTCTACATCCACCAATGAACAAGAAAGTTGATAAGATAATTATGCTTCTGATAGGAAAAGCAAGGTAACCAACAATATCAAGTAATCAAGGTGGCCAAaaagaatttaaagtttatatATAATCTCTTACCTGCCCAAAATGGAGGCACTCCACTTAGGAGAATGTAAAGTATCACTCCAGCACTCCAAACATCTGCCTCAGGACCATAACGCTTGCGCAATACTTCAGGTGCAACATAATATGGACTCCCAACCACATCGTTAAAGATATCCCCTGCAATCAGCATTTTTATTTTCAGAAGATAAGGGAGGAAACCATATAAAAGTTGATGACAGTCCAAACTTCTGAAGATAGCTATTATTAATGGTATGATAACACATTCTTTTAGTTATTGTCCTTTATGATATTATACTACTCATGGTAAAGTGTCAGGATACAAAAACAGAAGGCCACCAATAGTTTTAGGAACTTCTGAGGGCTGCATCATATCAATCAACACCAGATACAGCTCAAGCCATCTAAAACTGTCAGAACAGACTGAACCGTTCTTGAAAAAGAGAAATCTTATACAAAAACAGATGAAAAATATATAACATCTTCAACAACCAATTATGCTATGctcaaaattaagaaaatgcaAAACATTTATTGCTTGAGAGCTTTGAAGAGTATATATACCTGGCTTGAAAAATATGGACAACCCAAAGTCAATAGTTTTAAGAGGTGATTCCTCAGACTCATCCACAAAAAGAAAATTCTCAGGCTTAAGATCCCGATGCATAACTCCTAACGAGTGGCAGGCTTCAACAACACCGACTATAGTCCTGGCAAGACAAGCCGCCTTCCTCTCTGTGTAATGTCCTCTCTTTACAATTCTATCAAAAAGTTCACCTCCAGCACAAAGTTCCATGACAACATGAATAGCCACACCATCTTCATAGGCATCTTTAATGGTGATCACATTAGGGTTCCCTTTCAAGTGATGCATAATCTGGATTTCCCTTCTCACATCATCCACATCTTCCTTGTTAATAAGCTTCCTTTTAGCAATTGATTTGCAAGCATATTCATTTCCAGTTGTTTTCTCCACACAAAGGAAGGTAGTTCCAAATTGCCCATGTCCAAGTTTTTTACCCAAGCTGtaaaaatccttcaaatttcCAGTTTTTCTTCTCAAAACTGAGTGTACTTGTAGCCCTGCACTTGCAACCCTCTTCACATTTacatgctgctgctgctgcttcttgTTCTTTTCCTGTTGATCTCCTACTACATTAGTAATAGTCACGTTTCTTGATCGACTCTCTTGCTTTGTTAATCTGCTCTCTTGTCTTCCCAAACCCAACCCCAACCTGCTGCTTTCTTGCCTTCCTAATCGGCTTTCTTGCCTCCCTACCACTTGGCTCTCTTGCCTAATTGACCGGTTCCCTAATCGACTCTCTTGTCTATTTAATCGGCTCTCTTGTCTGCCTAATTTACTCCCAATCTTCACTACCTCAGGTGGTTTGAATTGCACATCTATTGACCTATCTTTGCCTTTGAAATCACCATTATTGTTACCATCTACAACCGTCTGCTTTGATGGCTTGCACCACAACCCAGCATTAGTAAGCTTTGAAATGCAGTTGTTCCCCATCTCATACTAAACACAATTAACACCTCTCTACTCAATGATCAATAATTTTCTGATTACCCAAATGGGTTCAGGGTTTTTCATATCAAGATGTCAAAAATCAAATTCTTGTTTTGTACGCATTCATCCCGCAACTCAAACACCTTATCCGCTATTTACCCATGAACATTAAcatacaaaaattaaaaatgggGGCATTGCATTGCCCTAAAAAGATGTCAATTGAACACCCAGGAATTTATTTGAACCCCAATGAAAACAATCCAATTATGAGAGAATTGcaataaaaaaactcaaaacaaATCAACCcaatatgaaaaatatataaTGTTGGAAACGAATCAAGGTGGATGATGGAAATCTTGAAGATTAAGATGAATTCTTAACAACCCACATTGAGAAATTTCTAAATTCTCgtaaaaaacaacaacaattacaAAGCCTTAATCCCAAAAGGATAGGATCAGCTGCATGAACCGAAAATCTCACGGGTGATCGTCCACAAAGATTTTACAATTATGTTGAATGGAAAAGCAGGGGGTACCGGAAAACACAATGTTTAatggaaaaaacaaaagaatttgGACAAAATGACAAAAATTAAAATGTTTTGTTGCAAAAGGGAAAAAGGGTTTTGATGTGTATTTCCAGTTTTggggaaaagagagaaaattggaaaaagaaagagaaaggcAAGATTACAGGTTTTTCTGTTAGAAACCTTTCAAAATTCCAACGACGTGGCTTCAGTTAACAGAATTGATCATATTGGAGACAACTGTGGAAGATCCAACGGCTAGGATATGCAGGTTTGAAAGATCAACGGTGATATTTGTAGTTAAATGAGTAGTAAAATACGGCCTTGTGCCGGCCTAAATGCCAGCTGAAGATGAGATCTTTTAGGGAATACATGTATTACCCAACATTACCTTAATGCAAAATTTGGAACAAGTTACGAGTATATACGTGGTATTTCGGAAATAAAATCCCACGCTATATGATACTCCGTACTCCATTTGTGTTGAGATATAAACCAACGTCATATGATACTCCCTTTATTTCATATTGTCTATTTATCTTAGTCGTAAGTACTTTTAACCTGTTACAAAAAGTGTCAATTGAGTCACTATTACAGTTGTTAATTTCACGTCAATAAAATCCCATAAGCTCTAGGGTGTTACATGTTTCGTGAAGTATGCGCCTCATatagtttttatttaaagtgTATTCTCTATCCCCAGAATTTCCACAAGCTCCTCATCTCGACTTTCATGAAATAGTTACCTCATACGCAATGTTTTAACCTAGCACGATTTCTCCGTGTATAGCTAATACTTGATACTACATTCACTCCCCAGAATATTTGCAAATTATATTCACTTGTAATATTTTACTGCATGAAAAAGTCAGGCATACACCTCGGCACGTcgttaagaaaagaaaaaagagcaaGAGCATGCACTTACAATGGATCCAAGTATAGACAATTCTAGTTGACCATGCCCAATTGCCCATGCTTACGAACTTAGCTTTTAGTGTTTTTCAACTCCACTTACTAACACAATGAAGGAGTAATATACTAATAGGTCATGACTCATGACTCATGAGCCTTCGGTAGGAAACCAAGTACTCCGTACATCATTGCGAAAGACCAGCCCTCCACCTCTGCTGCACAATCTTTAGGTCAAGTCAAACCAAAGATGTTTTCCAATTCTAGGTCAACTACACTCATTTTCACAAACCGAATCAGGAAATAAACTAGCAGTGGGATAAACTGTACAAAAACCCAGCTGAGATTCATTTCATACGTATGCGACTTTTATATTGTTTTACTACAGAGTATACCATACATGTCCATTCACTATTCATGTAAAATTAGAAGGTGCATGAACAAAAACTCGATAAAATCAGACATCTCTAGCAAGTCCAGAAAGATCAACATCCCCAGAGTCTGAGTTGTTTGGAATTGTCTTTGGTTCCTTCAAAACATGGCCTTCAATTGGTATTTCCTGTCTccttgatgatgatgaagaggaTCCGCCAAACAAGGATTGATCATCCATCAAACGGGAGAACTCATTTGTCATTGCCTCGGCAGCTTCAAAGAAACGGCTGATACCCCCAAAGAAATTACGCTCAATGCCCTCAATATCACTGCGGAGTCCAGGGAATTCAAAGGGTCGCATCATATCTGAGGATGACAAGGATGATCCTTTCTTCATCTCATCAGTCACATCTTCTTCTGTGTATTCTTTGTTTGATTGCACAATCTCAGTAGGCCTGTTACCATTTCATATTAGATAGCCAAACATCAGCCACAACACTGATATTCAAGTGTCCTTTCATAATCAGTCattaaagaaactattcaatGACAATATCCTTAAACATCTTTGCCttagttttcttttctttttgggaGGGTGACGGTGTTATTAGGAGGAGATACTGAGACAAAGGCACAATTACACCTAAAATGGCATCGGCCCTAGGGTCTTGACTCTCGATTATCACCAATTCTCCTACAAAAAAAGTTCAACTTCTTGGTTCTTGGTTAAAAAAGAATGTGGTATGTGCCATTGCCAGGAATAAGTTACATCTGACTTTATCCCAGTAAATAAAAAACACAGAAAACTCCAAAGAGTAGAAAGCAAACAAACCAGGACTCGTATAGCAAGATATACACAAACTCATCTCAGCAATAAGACAGTAACAGAGAGGTTGTTCCCAATAGATCCTAGATATATAGATAACATATTATCTGCCTGCTACTccacaaatgaaaagtacaggACAGAATAGAGCAACATTTAACACAGTCCACCATATGATAGAGACAAAAGGCTGAAGTATGTTCAGTGCCTCAAGTCATTCAATTATTTTTGACAATGGATGCAGCAGAAAGTTTTAGATACCAGCATAACAGAAGTGAGATGGTTGCAAAAGTGGGACTTATCTAGACAAAAATATCAAATCAGAACACCCACTATTTACCCATTGTATGAGCTCCAAGGCAAACAGTAGGCTATATCTACACAAGTATAAAATAAGTTCAAGGAATTGGGAGGTCAAGAAAGTAGCTGTTCCTTGATCTATTACTCTATTAGCAACAGCAGTAGGACAAGAGGAAGATGCTTAAAGACTGTGAATCTGTGATGGACACAAGCAACACAGTAATTCCTCAGCTCTCAAACACAAAATTAAAATAGCCAAAAAAAGAGAGCAAAAGGTGGAAAACTAATTCTCTATATTGACAAATACCATATATACAAATACTATTATCCATCACTATAAA
This Spinacia oleracea cultivar Varoflay chromosome 6, BTI_SOV_V1, whole genome shotgun sequence DNA region includes the following protein-coding sequences:
- the LOC110798149 gene encoding calcium-dependent protein kinase 26 yields the protein MGNNCISKLTNAGLWCKPSKQTVVDGNNNGDFKGKDRSIDVQFKPPEVVKIGSKLGRQESRLNRQESRLGNRSIRQESQVVGRQESRLGRQESSRLGLGLGRQESRLTKQESRSRNVTITNVVGDQQEKNKKQQQQHVNVKRVASAGLQVHSVLRRKTGNLKDFYSLGKKLGHGQFGTTFLCVEKTTGNEYACKSIAKRKLINKEDVDDVRREIQIMHHLKGNPNVITIKDAYEDGVAIHVVMELCAGGELFDRIVKRGHYTERKAACLARTIVGVVEACHSLGVMHRDLKPENFLFVDESEESPLKTIDFGLSIFFKPGDIFNDVVGSPYYVAPEVLRKRYGPEADVWSAGVILYILLSGVPPFWAETEEEIFEEVLHGDLDFVSDPWPNISDGAKDLVRRMLVRDPKKRLTAHEVLCHPWIMADGLAPDKPLDHSVISRLTQFCAMNKLKKMALRVIADRLSDEEIAGLKEMFKMIDTDNSGQITFEELKNGLKRFGANLEESEIHYLMQSADVDNSGTIDYGEFIAAMLHLHRVDKEDHLCAAFAYFDKDESGYITKDELQQACQDFGMDEVHVEEIIHEADQDKDGRIDYNEFVEMMQRGNIDLGKRQKPPITAVREAHQTSWI
- the LOC110798146 gene encoding fra a 1-associated protein; its protein translation is MGWVWRDDDDEPSNYSNSFDTADYLNPNSNPSSDSGDRCSTRRIVQSKCNTDEVEPGKFIRKCEKTEQILKDCVGKPTEIVQSNKEYTEEDVTDEMKKGSSLSSSDMMRPFEFPGLRSDIEGIERNFFGGISRFFEAAEAMTNEFSRLMDDQSLFGGSSSSSSRRQEIPIEGHVLKEPKTIPNNSDSGDVDLSGLARDV